A window of Rhabdothermincola salaria contains these coding sequences:
- a CDS encoding TIGR03936 family radical SAM-associated protein produces the protein MRIRVRFTKHGKVRFTSHRDVARLWERALRRAELPVATSEGFTPRPKLHFGLALSTGHQSEGEYLDIDLLEPEAHDVDLDALPARLSPLLPPGLEVQVAAVVDRADDSLQKAVTSCSWRIEVPDTEPAVLAAATKTLLAKDVVQVTRERKGKQVTDDLRPGILHLSVDGPTPPDAPEAGAVLVAQLATHPRSVRPAELLAAYDPPLAEGRVCRTHQWITADGATREPLLPPGAPSTAQPTARAS, from the coding sequence GTGAGGATCCGCGTCCGCTTCACCAAGCACGGCAAGGTGCGCTTCACCAGCCACCGCGACGTGGCCCGGCTCTGGGAGCGGGCGCTGCGCCGTGCCGAGCTGCCCGTCGCCACCTCCGAGGGCTTCACGCCCAGGCCCAAGCTGCACTTCGGCCTGGCGTTGTCCACCGGGCACCAGTCCGAGGGCGAGTACCTCGACATCGACCTGCTCGAGCCCGAGGCCCACGACGTCGACCTCGACGCCCTGCCGGCGCGGCTCTCACCGCTGCTCCCGCCGGGGCTCGAGGTCCAGGTGGCGGCCGTGGTCGACCGGGCCGACGACTCCCTGCAGAAGGCGGTGACCTCGTGCTCGTGGCGGATCGAGGTCCCCGACACCGAACCGGCGGTCCTGGCCGCCGCCACCAAGACGCTGCTCGCCAAGGACGTGGTGCAGGTCACCCGCGAGCGCAAGGGCAAGCAGGTCACCGACGACCTGCGCCCGGGGATCCTCCACCTCTCGGTGGACGGTCCCACACCCCCCGACGCACCCGAAGCGGGGGCGGTGTTGGTGGCCCAGTTGGCCACCCACCCCCGTTCGGTCCGGCCCGCAGAGCTGCTGGCCGCCTACGACCCACCCCTCGCCGAGGGGCGGGTCTGTCGCACTCACCAATGGATCACAGCCGACGGCGCGACGCGAGAGCCACTGCTCCCGCCCGGCGCGCCGTCGACGGCGCAACCCACGGCGCGCGCCTCATGA
- a CDS encoding Rne/Rng family ribonuclease, with protein MTDPTVDDTSGRPARPAATADGASTTPAPDQRSEPSASGSNPSRQERDTAPRGRSEQAPSAERDTSSSSGDATTSGSSAPAGGPRRSDRADTSDRSAKGDSPAGDADRAAGSGDAAGGERSGGSGDGSPRPRRRRGSRGGRSRSRSNGANRPADGADAAGDSSAAEGERTPELPGRQSEGRPKDPAAAERALVKRPRIGDTRPAPEAENDTSGSGRAPAKGKGRGDQGPSRGDGGSESGGNGSGGSSRSGSRRRRGGRGKSSGGGGGGGGGRSGPSNQPVEAIVGGTGPELDEETLEKRKGRERKGRPVGRYLMTVSVRPQATQIAVLEGRNLIEHYVSRPADDVAQIHGNIYLGKVQNVLPGMEAAFVDIATPKNAVLYRGDVQYDAEDIEEGGNARIEQILKPKQNIICQVTKNPIAHKGARLTQEVSLPGRFVVLIPNSSTYGISKRLADDERKRLRSILDKVKPPQHGVIVRTAAEGVTAEEISADVTRLLSQWERIEALAAKVQSPALLYREPDMAVRVIREEFNDEYRGIVIDDEQLYTEVRDYVASISPAVADRVQFYDPKVEPLSIFERHHVHEQLHKALDRKVWLPSGGSLIIEHTEALTVIDVNTGKNVGSSSLEETVFKNNLEAAVEIAKQLRLRDIGGIIVIDFIDMEVRANRDEVIKVFRDALARDKTRTQVFDISELGLVEMTRKRIGEGLLESFSTQCPECEGRGLQIDRALLE; from the coding sequence ATGACCGACCCCACGGTCGACGACACCTCGGGCCGCCCGGCCCGCCCCGCGGCCACCGCCGACGGGGCCTCCACGACGCCGGCTCCCGACCAGAGGTCTGAGCCCTCCGCGTCCGGGTCGAACCCCTCTCGCCAAGAGCGCGACACCGCCCCCCGGGGGCGGAGCGAGCAGGCCCCCTCGGCTGAGCGCGACACCTCGAGCTCGTCCGGCGACGCCACCACGAGCGGCTCTTCGGCCCCGGCCGGGGGACCGCGCCGGTCGGACCGCGCCGACACGTCCGACCGCTCGGCCAAGGGCGACAGCCCGGCCGGCGACGCCGACCGCGCCGCCGGATCGGGCGACGCCGCCGGCGGCGAGCGCTCGGGCGGGAGCGGCGACGGCAGCCCACGGCCGCGCCGCCGCCGTGGCTCGCGTGGCGGCCGCAGCCGCAGCCGCAGCAACGGGGCCAACCGTCCGGCCGACGGCGCCGACGCTGCGGGCGACAGCTCGGCCGCCGAGGGGGAGCGCACCCCTGAGCTCCCCGGTCGCCAGTCCGAGGGCCGTCCCAAGGACCCCGCCGCCGCCGAACGGGCGTTGGTCAAGCGCCCCCGCATCGGTGACACCCGTCCCGCTCCGGAGGCCGAGAACGACACGTCCGGTTCGGGCCGGGCGCCGGCCAAGGGCAAGGGCCGAGGCGACCAGGGCCCGTCGCGTGGCGACGGCGGCAGCGAGAGCGGCGGCAACGGATCGGGCGGATCGTCACGGTCCGGGTCGCGTCGGCGCCGCGGCGGACGGGGCAAGAGCAGCGGTGGTGGTGGCGGCGGGGGCGGCGGCCGTTCCGGCCCCTCGAACCAGCCGGTGGAAGCCATCGTCGGCGGTACGGGGCCCGAGCTCGACGAGGAGACCCTCGAGAAGCGCAAGGGCCGTGAGCGCAAGGGCCGCCCGGTCGGTCGCTACCTCATGACCGTCAGCGTGCGCCCCCAGGCCACCCAGATCGCCGTGCTCGAGGGGCGCAACCTCATCGAGCACTACGTCTCGCGTCCGGCCGACGACGTGGCCCAGATCCACGGCAACATCTACCTGGGCAAGGTCCAGAACGTGCTGCCGGGCATGGAAGCGGCCTTCGTCGACATCGCCACCCCCAAGAACGCCGTGCTCTACCGGGGCGACGTGCAGTACGACGCCGAGGACATCGAGGAGGGCGGCAACGCCCGCATCGAGCAGATCCTCAAGCCCAAGCAGAACATCATCTGCCAGGTCACCAAGAACCCCATCGCCCACAAGGGCGCCCGCCTGACCCAGGAGGTCTCCCTCCCCGGCCGGTTCGTGGTCCTGATCCCCAACTCCAGCACCTACGGCATCTCCAAGCGCCTGGCCGACGACGAGCGCAAGCGCCTGCGGTCCATCCTCGACAAGGTGAAGCCGCCCCAGCACGGGGTGATCGTGCGCACCGCGGCCGAGGGCGTGACCGCCGAGGAGATCTCCGCCGACGTCACCCGGCTGCTGTCGCAGTGGGAGCGCATCGAGGCGCTCGCCGCCAAGGTGCAGTCCCCGGCGTTGCTGTACCGCGAGCCGGACATGGCCGTGCGGGTCATCCGCGAGGAGTTCAACGACGAGTACCGGGGCATCGTCATCGACGACGAGCAGCTCTACACCGAGGTGCGCGACTACGTGGCCAGCATCTCTCCGGCGGTGGCCGACCGCGTGCAGTTCTACGACCCGAAGGTCGAGCCGCTGTCCATCTTCGAACGCCACCACGTCCACGAGCAGCTCCACAAGGCCCTCGATCGCAAGGTGTGGCTGCCGTCGGGTGGTTCGCTCATCATCGAGCACACCGAGGCCCTCACCGTCATCGACGTCAACACCGGCAAGAACGTCGGGTCGTCGAGCCTCGAGGAGACGGTCTTCAAGAACAACCTGGAGGCGGCCGTCGAGATCGCCAAGCAGCTGCGCCTGCGCGACATCGGCGGGATCATCGTCATCGACTTCATCGACATGGAGGTGCGGGCCAACCGCGACGAGGTCATCAAGGTGTTCCGCGATGCGCTCGCCCGCGACAAGACCCGCACCCAGGTGTTCGACATCTCCGAGCTGGGCCTGGTCGAGATGACCCGCAAGCGCATCGGTGAGGGCCTGCTCGAGTCGTTCTCGACCCAGTGCCCGGAGTGCGAGGGGCGGGGGCTGCAGATCGACCGCGCCCTGCTGGAATGA
- the rplU gene encoding 50S ribosomal protein L21 — MYAVIQSGGKQYRVEQGQRLDVERLGDAEEVSLTPVLLVDGDSVLATPAQLSGASVTARVVGEGKGPKITGFTYKNKSNQRRRWGHRQRYATIEITDIKKG, encoded by the coding sequence ATGTATGCCGTGATCCAGAGTGGTGGCAAGCAATATCGCGTCGAGCAAGGTCAGCGCCTCGACGTCGAGCGTCTCGGTGATGCCGAGGAGGTCTCGCTGACCCCGGTGCTGCTGGTCGACGGTGATTCCGTGCTGGCCACCCCCGCCCAGCTGTCCGGTGCCAGCGTCACCGCTCGGGTGGTGGGCGAGGGCAAGGGCCCCAAGATCACCGGCTTCACCTACAAGAACAAGTCCAACCAGCGTCGCCGGTGGGGTCATCGCCAGCGCTACGCCACCATCGAGATCACCGACATCAAGAAGGGCTGA
- the rpmA gene encoding 50S ribosomal protein L27: MSKTKGGGSTRNGRDSESKRLGVKRFDGQLVEAGTILVRQRGTRIHPGENVGRGGDDTLFATSPGTVKFGSRKGRKLVDILPS, encoded by the coding sequence ATGTCAAAGACCAAGGGCGGCGGGTCAACCCGCAACGGCCGCGATTCAGAGTCCAAGCGCCTCGGCGTGAAGCGCTTCGACGGCCAGCTCGTCGAGGCCGGCACCATCCTGGTGCGCCAGCGTGGCACCCGCATCCACCCCGGCGAGAACGTGGGCCGTGGCGGCGACGACACGCTGTTCGCCACCTCTCCCGGCACCGTGAAGTTCGGTTCGCGCAAGGGCCGCAAGCTCGTCGACATCCTGCCGAGCTGA
- a CDS encoding HD domain-containing protein, giving the protein MEGRHLSPRTSSPIEVRTAHTEPGAVVDAGPPMARQDREALEDTLMAPGATRAAGAGHRAKAELPDPLRTCFERDRDRILHQATAFRRLAGKTQVFIFPDDHQRTRLTHALEVAQVATAIARALRLNVALTEAIALGHDCGHGPGGHASEDAFDPYLPDGFDHAPWGADVVLAPLNLCAETLDGVRNHSWSRPTPATPEGEVVSWADRIAYVCHDFEDATKAALLGTEALPAIVLERCGPRRSSWLRAFIGGVVEGTAAAGRVAMTEPMAEALAAFRTFNYERIYLRPDSMAQARAVIAVLQALVEHFVQHPELLADTRDAEPGSAAALTAAVTWVAGMTDRYACDTAVALLDWPEADLPQGLTGRR; this is encoded by the coding sequence ATGGAAGGCCGTCACCTCTCCCCCCGCACCAGCTCCCCCATCGAGGTGCGCACCGCCCACACCGAGCCCGGGGCGGTCGTCGATGCCGGTCCCCCCATGGCCCGCCAGGACCGCGAGGCCCTCGAGGACACGCTCATGGCCCCCGGTGCCACCCGGGCGGCGGGGGCCGGCCACCGGGCGAAGGCCGAGCTCCCGGATCCGCTGCGTACCTGCTTCGAACGCGACCGCGACCGCATCCTGCACCAGGCCACGGCGTTCCGCCGCCTCGCCGGCAAGACCCAGGTGTTCATCTTCCCCGACGACCACCAGCGCACCCGGCTGACCCACGCCCTCGAGGTCGCCCAGGTGGCCACGGCCATCGCCCGGGCCCTGCGCCTCAACGTGGCCCTCACCGAGGCCATCGCCCTCGGCCACGACTGCGGTCACGGTCCCGGCGGCCACGCCAGCGAGGACGCCTTCGACCCCTACCTCCCCGACGGGTTCGACCACGCCCCGTGGGGGGCCGACGTCGTGCTCGCCCCGCTCAACCTGTGCGCCGAGACCCTCGACGGGGTCCGCAACCACTCATGGTCCCGCCCCACGCCCGCCACCCCCGAGGGCGAGGTGGTGAGCTGGGCCGATCGCATCGCCTACGTGTGCCACGACTTCGAGGACGCCACCAAGGCCGCCCTGCTCGGCACCGAGGCCCTCCCCGCCATCGTCCTCGAGCGGTGCGGACCCCGGCGCAGCTCCTGGCTGCGGGCCTTCATCGGCGGGGTCGTCGAGGGCACCGCCGCCGCCGGACGGGTGGCCATGACCGAGCCGATGGCCGAAGCCCTGGCCGCCTTCCGCACCTTCAACTACGAGCGCATCTACCTGCGCCCCGACTCGATGGCCCAGGCCCGGGCCGTCATCGCCGTGCTCCAGGCGCTCGTCGAGCACTTCGTGCAGCACCCCGAGCTCCTGGCCGACACCCGCGACGCAGAGCCGGGATCGGCCGCCGCGCTCACGGCGGCGGTGACCTGGGTGGCAGGCATGACCGACCGCTACGCGTGCGACACCGCGGTGGCCCTCCTCGACTGGCCCGAGGCCGACCTCCCCCAGGGGCTCACCGGCCGCCGCTGA
- a CDS encoding TadE family protein: MNDVRARGDHGVAIVEMALVSPILFTLLLAVFEYGLVYRDILTAADAASDGARVGSQQGNDVLVTGATADYTIVDAVRMGLAGLDPESIERIVVYQAGPPSDGSPLSQVPAACRTGGSSTAADCNVYLPATAFVAIQDGDVEFFECVDAGDPACGWDPTTRVDGPTVADIEYLGVYVEVRHDYLTGLFGSAFDIERASITRIEPGDLSG; the protein is encoded by the coding sequence ATGAACGACGTTCGGGCCCGAGGCGACCACGGAGTAGCCATCGTGGAGATGGCCCTGGTGTCGCCGATCTTGTTCACGTTGCTCCTCGCGGTCTTCGAGTACGGCCTCGTCTACCGGGACATCCTCACGGCGGCCGACGCCGCCAGCGACGGCGCTCGCGTCGGGTCGCAACAGGGCAACGACGTGCTCGTGACCGGCGCCACCGCCGACTACACGATCGTCGATGCCGTCCGCATGGGCTTGGCCGGGCTGGACCCGGAATCGATCGAGCGGATCGTCGTCTACCAGGCGGGCCCGCCGAGCGACGGCAGCCCGTTGTCCCAGGTCCCGGCGGCATGCCGCACCGGAGGATCGAGCACCGCCGCCGACTGCAACGTGTACCTCCCCGCAACGGCCTTCGTCGCCATCCAGGACGGCGACGTCGAGTTCTTCGAGTGCGTCGATGCCGGCGACCCGGCGTGCGGCTGGGACCCGACCACGCGCGTCGACGGGCCGACCGTCGCCGACATCGAGTACCTCGGGGTCTACGTCGAGGTGCGCCATGACTACCTGACGGGGCTGTTCGGCTCCGCGTTCGACATCGAGCGGGCCAGCATCACCCGCATCGAGCCCGGGGACCTGAGCGGATGA
- a CDS encoding TadE/TadG family type IV pilus assembly protein yields the protein MLVEFALVLPFLVLIFLGVVDYGSAFNDANRVDRAVLSAGRTVSSVADGRQADFATVQSLASSLETSSRVSIEKVIIYDSTAADGAVPANCLSVSTTGSPPFGVNGRCNVYTGAQVASATQASFAGTSSCTAGSWDRRWCPTSRQRDVNPDRVGVWVQVSYAPLTGLLPAGGLTVERSAIYQLEPTAAGS from the coding sequence GTGCTCGTCGAGTTCGCTCTGGTCTTGCCCTTCCTCGTGCTGATCTTCCTCGGGGTCGTCGACTACGGCTCCGCGTTCAACGACGCCAACCGGGTCGACCGCGCCGTGCTGAGCGCAGGGCGCACGGTGTCGTCGGTCGCCGACGGTCGCCAGGCCGACTTCGCCACCGTCCAATCGCTGGCTTCGAGCCTCGAGACCAGCAGTCGCGTGAGCATCGAGAAGGTCATCATCTACGACTCGACCGCAGCCGATGGTGCGGTCCCCGCCAACTGCCTCAGCGTCTCGACGACGGGGTCCCCGCCCTTCGGCGTGAACGGTCGGTGCAACGTGTACACGGGTGCGCAGGTGGCCAGTGCCACCCAGGCCAGCTTCGCCGGAACCTCGAGCTGCACAGCGGGCAGCTGGGACCGCCGGTGGTGCCCCACGAGCCGCCAGCGCGACGTCAACCCCGACCGGGTGGGCGTGTGGGTCCAGGTGAGCTACGCGCCGCTGACGGGTCTGCTGCCTGCGGGCGGCCTCACCGTCGAACGCAGCGCGATCTACCAACTCGAGCCCACCGCCGCAGGGAGCTGA
- a CDS encoding pilus assembly protein TadG-related protein, with translation MHRVENRKRGRAQRPLRAQDGFILVLTALLLLPLLAFTGLAVDLGSWLGRAAQIQKAADAAALAGVAYLPDTGRADRAAREVATANGFTDGTDGISVSVTPVSGNSAQLRVTITDAGADQYFTEPFTGGAVDITRASTAEYIKPVPMGSPKNFLGTGGLLSGSNRENFFLAVSGGCSSKEQGDRIMTQTDANFTTTNNPPTGSNGWNRCTGSTTIVNQSYDPNGYFYAVEFAQDYAGSVRLQVYDAPYCTSGGAGDSTGAFTTRFTVRDNTSFNPLNTGVINSRVFSPSDCGSWGGRWETLHTLVNPTAGTYFIQVQGQSQAEAGSQDQMGSNSFGLRALETRYGGSFQPCTSDPSQSGSRVDCPNVYGVNNMGILAALAGTTPSFYLAEIGPEHNNKTMEISLWDPGEGSLELEVLDPTGDPATFRWEVLCQDGSSAPCAGEIAPNGGYGPQVDDELDLGNPSSDYPQPGPHRVSTSKYSDRLLKLTIELPTDITAAYGGLTWWRIRYTVGSAPTDRTTWAVAVKGDPVRLIPND, from the coding sequence GTGCACCGAGTCGAGAACCGGAAGCGAGGGCGAGCGCAGCGCCCCCTCAGGGCTCAGGACGGGTTCATCCTCGTGCTCACCGCGCTGCTGTTGCTACCGCTGCTGGCCTTCACGGGGCTCGCCGTGGACCTCGGCTCGTGGCTGGGGCGAGCCGCACAGATCCAGAAGGCGGCGGATGCCGCCGCACTGGCCGGCGTGGCCTACCTGCCCGACACCGGCCGCGCCGACCGCGCGGCGCGGGAGGTGGCCACCGCCAACGGGTTCACCGACGGCACCGATGGGATCTCCGTCTCGGTCACACCGGTCTCCGGGAACAGCGCTCAGCTCCGCGTGACCATCACCGACGCCGGCGCCGACCAGTACTTCACCGAGCCCTTCACCGGGGGTGCTGTCGACATCACTCGTGCGTCAACCGCCGAGTACATCAAGCCGGTGCCCATGGGCAGCCCCAAGAACTTCCTCGGCACCGGCGGTCTGCTCAGTGGGTCCAATCGTGAGAACTTCTTCTTGGCGGTGAGCGGGGGATGCTCTTCGAAGGAGCAGGGCGACCGCATCATGACCCAGACCGACGCCAACTTCACCACGACGAACAACCCCCCTACGGGATCGAACGGGTGGAACCGGTGCACCGGTTCCACCACGATCGTCAACCAGAGCTACGACCCGAACGGGTACTTCTACGCAGTCGAGTTCGCCCAGGACTACGCCGGTTCGGTGCGCCTCCAGGTCTACGACGCCCCCTACTGCACCAGCGGTGGGGCAGGGGACTCCACCGGCGCCTTCACCACGCGCTTCACGGTGAGGGACAACACCTCCTTCAACCCCTTGAACACCGGCGTCATCAACAGTCGCGTCTTCTCGCCTTCGGATTGCGGCTCGTGGGGTGGGCGATGGGAGACCCTCCACACCCTCGTGAACCCGACGGCGGGCACCTACTTCATCCAGGTGCAGGGGCAATCGCAGGCCGAGGCCGGCAGCCAGGACCAGATGGGCTCCAACTCGTTTGGGCTCCGCGCCCTCGAGACCCGCTACGGAGGGTCGTTCCAGCCGTGCACGTCGGACCCGAGCCAGTCCGGTTCCCGAGTCGACTGCCCCAACGTCTACGGCGTGAACAACATGGGGATCCTGGCCGCGCTCGCTGGGACCACGCCGTCGTTCTACCTGGCCGAGATCGGCCCCGAGCACAACAACAAGACCATGGAGATCAGCTTGTGGGACCCGGGCGAGGGCTCGCTCGAACTCGAAGTCCTCGACCCGACCGGTGACCCCGCGACGTTCCGATGGGAAGTCCTCTGCCAGGACGGCAGCTCGGCGCCGTGCGCGGGCGAGATCGCACCCAACGGTGGCTACGGGCCTCAGGTGGACGACGAGCTCGACCTCGGGAACCCGTCGAGCGACTATCCCCAGCCCGGTCCGCACCGGGTGTCGACCTCCAAGTACAGCGATCGGCTCCTCAAGCTCACCATCGAGCTCCCCACCGACATCACCGCCGCCTATGGGGGGCTCACCTGGTGGAGGATCCGCTACACGGTGGGCAGCGCCCCCACCGACCGCACGACGTGGGCTGTCGCCGTGAAGGGCGACCCCGTGCGACTGATCCCCAACGACTGA
- the obgE gene encoding GTPase ObgE, with protein MSGFVDECQIHVRAGDGGAGAVAVRREAHVAKGGPDGGDGGKGGDVWLVADTNVASLLAFRDHPHRRAGNGAHGSGKKKHGAGGDDTIVHVPEGTVVLDRDGTVLADLVHAGDRWMAAAGGRGGKGNARFLSNKRRAPMFAEQGEEGEEFWLNLELKLMADVALVGFPNVGKSTLISRVSAAKPRIADYPFTTLEPNLGVVRLDDGFEYVVADIPGLIEGASEGKGLGHRFLRHIERARVLVLLIDLAGGDTGTTSADPAEQIAVLLRELEQYQPDLVDRPRLLVGSRADLVPEVLPLAEAGDGMVTGDGVALDLCISAVTGAGLAHLRGRLADAVREVRAVVPEKEGFVIHRPFAEGVEVVRDDDGSFRVLGREAQRAVALSDLTNDEALDFAHARLKKLGVDRALARAGAREGDIVHIGGLSFEYEDE; from the coding sequence GTGTCCGGATTCGTCGACGAGTGCCAGATCCACGTGCGAGCAGGCGACGGCGGCGCGGGCGCGGTCGCCGTGCGACGCGAAGCCCACGTGGCCAAGGGCGGCCCCGACGGCGGCGACGGCGGCAAGGGCGGCGACGTCTGGTTGGTGGCCGACACCAACGTGGCCTCGTTGCTCGCCTTTCGCGATCACCCCCACCGGCGGGCTGGCAACGGCGCGCACGGGTCGGGCAAGAAGAAGCACGGCGCCGGCGGCGACGACACCATCGTGCACGTCCCCGAAGGGACCGTCGTGCTCGACCGCGACGGCACCGTGCTCGCCGACCTGGTGCACGCCGGCGACCGCTGGATGGCCGCCGCCGGCGGCCGGGGCGGCAAGGGCAACGCCCGCTTCCTGTCCAACAAGCGCCGCGCCCCCATGTTCGCCGAGCAGGGAGAGGAGGGCGAGGAGTTCTGGCTCAACCTCGAGCTCAAGCTCATGGCCGACGTCGCCCTCGTCGGCTTCCCCAACGTCGGCAAGTCCACCCTCATCTCGCGGGTGTCGGCCGCCAAGCCCCGCATCGCCGACTACCCCTTCACCACCCTCGAGCCCAACCTCGGCGTGGTCCGCCTCGACGACGGCTTCGAGTACGTGGTGGCGGACATCCCGGGCCTCATCGAAGGGGCCAGCGAGGGCAAGGGCCTCGGCCACCGCTTCCTGCGCCACATCGAACGGGCCCGGGTGCTGGTGCTGCTCATCGACCTCGCCGGCGGCGACACCGGGACCACCTCCGCCGACCCCGCCGAGCAGATCGCCGTGCTCCTGCGCGAGCTCGAGCAGTACCAGCCTGATCTCGTCGACCGACCCCGCCTGCTCGTCGGGTCCCGCGCCGACCTGGTCCCCGAGGTCCTGCCCCTCGCCGAAGCCGGCGACGGCATGGTGACCGGCGACGGCGTCGCCCTCGACCTGTGCATCTCGGCGGTCACCGGTGCCGGGCTGGCCCACCTGCGGGGTCGCCTGGCCGACGCCGTGCGTGAGGTGCGGGCGGTCGTCCCCGAGAAGGAGGGGTTCGTCATCCACCGGCCCTTCGCCGAGGGCGTCGAGGTCGTGCGCGACGACGACGGCAGCTTCCGGGTCCTCGGTCGCGAAGCCCAGCGGGCCGTGGCCCTGTCGGACCTCACCAACGACGAAGCCCTCGACTTCGCCCACGCCCGCCTCAAGAAGCTCGGTGTCGACCGGGCCCTCGCCCGCGCCGGTGCCCGCGAGGGCGACATCGTGCACATCGGTGGCCTGAGCTTCGAGTACGAGGACGAATGA
- the proB gene encoding glutamate 5-kinase translates to MIVVAKIGTSSVTDAEGHVSVAAVAKLCGEVAALRAAGHQVVVVTSGAIGAGLPALGLGGPARPRDAGTLQAVSAVGQSRLMRVYDEALAGHGLVSGQVLLAPLDFMERRQYLHARGTLLRLLELGVVPVVNENDAIADDEIRFGDNDRLAALVAHLVDAGLLVLLTDTPGLLSADPRLDPSASLIEEIVEVDHALESLAGGPGTPGGSGGMASKIAAAKIAAWSGVRTVIAAATRGDVLRDAADGVPGVGTVVVPHTRRLAARKLWIAFAVGSSGTITVDDGARAALSRGGVSLLPAGVTAVTGRFDADDAVEITDPSGRVFAKGLIAADSVTAATMVGKRTRDLPPGAPDELIHADDLVILP, encoded by the coding sequence ATGATCGTGGTGGCCAAGATCGGCACCTCCTCGGTGACCGATGCCGAGGGCCACGTGAGCGTCGCCGCGGTGGCCAAGCTCTGCGGCGAGGTCGCCGCCCTGCGCGCCGCCGGCCACCAGGTTGTCGTGGTCACCTCCGGTGCCATCGGCGCCGGGCTCCCGGCCCTCGGCCTCGGCGGCCCCGCCCGCCCCCGCGACGCGGGCACCCTCCAGGCCGTCTCCGCCGTCGGCCAGAGCCGCCTCATGCGGGTCTACGACGAGGCCCTCGCCGGCCACGGGCTGGTGTCGGGCCAGGTGCTGCTCGCCCCGCTCGACTTCATGGAGCGCCGCCAGTACCTCCACGCCCGAGGCACCCTCCTGCGCCTCCTCGAGCTCGGCGTGGTGCCCGTGGTGAACGAGAACGACGCCATCGCCGACGACGAGATCCGCTTCGGTGACAACGACCGCCTCGCCGCCCTCGTCGCCCACCTCGTCGACGCCGGGCTGCTGGTGCTGCTCACCGACACCCCCGGCCTGCTCTCCGCCGACCCCCGGCTCGACCCCTCCGCGTCGCTCATCGAAGAGATCGTGGAGGTCGACCACGCCCTCGAGTCGCTCGCCGGCGGACCCGGCACGCCCGGGGGCAGCGGCGGCATGGCCTCCAAGATCGCCGCCGCCAAGATCGCCGCCTGGTCCGGGGTGCGTACCGTCATCGCTGCCGCCACCCGCGGCGACGTGCTGCGCGATGCCGCCGACGGCGTGCCCGGCGTGGGCACCGTCGTGGTGCCCCACACCCGCCGCCTCGCCGCCCGCAAGCTCTGGATCGCGTTCGCCGTCGGCTCCTCCGGCACCATCACCGTCGACGACGGGGCCCGTGCCGCTCTGTCACGGGGCGGTGTGTCGCTCCTGCCCGCCGGCGTCACCGCCGTCACCGGTCGCTTCGACGCCGACGACGCCGTCGAGATCACCGACCCCTCCGGCCGGGTCTTCGCCAAGGGGCTCATCGCCGCCGATTCGGTCACCGCCGCCACCATGGTCGGCAAGCGCACCCGCGACCTCCCCCCGGGCGCCCCCGACGAGCTCATCCACGCCGACGACCTCGTCATCCTGCCGTGA
- a CDS encoding PspA/IM30 family protein, producing MFKALKRWWKYLGAKADTSLDERADPKVQLEQAIRDAQDQHRRLREQAANVIANQKQAEMRLNRTMGEYETLTANARQALVMADQANKAGDQDKAVEYTHAAEAFANRLIAIEADVEDSKTLVLQSSQAAEQAKAAVSQNSAALQEKLAERQKLLGQLDQAKMQEQMNAAMESLSVTVGEDVPSFEQVREKIELRYAKAKGAQELTNQGVEGRMLEVEKAAQNTEAIARLDQLREQMGLPVASPGGHEAAALLEEAKKLQAELPGQQSAPQDQPPA from the coding sequence ATGTTCAAGGCGCTCAAGCGATGGTGGAAGTACCTCGGGGCCAAGGCCGACACGTCACTCGACGAGCGGGCCGACCCCAAGGTCCAGCTCGAACAGGCGATCCGCGACGCCCAGGACCAACATCGGCGCCTGCGGGAGCAGGCCGCCAACGTCATCGCCAACCAGAAGCAGGCCGAGATGCGCCTGAACCGGACGATGGGCGAGTACGAGACGCTCACCGCCAACGCCCGCCAGGCGTTGGTCATGGCCGACCAGGCCAACAAGGCCGGCGACCAGGACAAGGCGGTCGAGTACACCCACGCCGCCGAGGCCTTCGCCAACCGCCTCATCGCCATCGAGGCCGACGTCGAGGACTCCAAGACCCTGGTCCTGCAGTCCTCCCAGGCGGCCGAGCAGGCCAAGGCCGCGGTCTCGCAGAACTCCGCCGCCCTGCAAGAGAAGCTGGCCGAGCGCCAGAAGCTGCTGGGCCAGCTCGACCAGGCCAAGATGCAGGAGCAGATGAACGCGGCCATGGAGTCGCTGTCGGTGACGGTCGGCGAGGACGTGCCCAGCTTCGAGCAGGTCCGCGAGAAGATCGAGCTGCGCTACGCCAAGGCCAAGGGCGCCCAGGAGCTCACCAACCAGGGTGTCGAGGGTCGCATGCTCGAGGTCGAGAAGGCGGCGCAGAACACCGAAGCCATCGCCCGCCTCGATCAGCTCCGCGAGCAGATGGGCCTGCCCGTGGCCAGCCCCGGGGGCCACGAGGCCGCCGCGCTGCTCGAGGAGGCCAAGAAGCTCCAGGCCGAGCTGCCCGGCCAGCAGTCCGCTCCCCAGGACCAGCCCCCCGCCTGA